atatgaactcttgagttagtttgaaccgttagatcttcataaaatccaatggtgcaaattcttctcttttttagattaatgtggaaatttctagaccctctcggcgaacgtggtggcttcttttaacactcttttaataatataatagatattAAATAAATGGTTTTAATCTCAAATATTCTATCAATTTGGACAACGTCAACAACACAGTGGCGCGGCATACAAAGTCGTGTAAGGAAGAAAAGTTAAAGAAAGTTGGTGAGAGATACTACGAGGAATGGCTGGCAGTGTCAGGACAGGACGGCGGCATGAGCATGGAAGTTTTCGCTAGTTTATTCGACCCATACGATGGCAAATGATGGATGGATCCAACGCCGATGCGCCGCACGTGCTTTGCCGATCGACGATGGAGGTATAAACTGCAAAAGCCATTGCTGCAACATGTGGAGCTTGCGGGTACATCCATCTTCCAGCCGCGAGAGCGAGATCTCTGGCCTCTCCCTCGCCCTCGACGCCGCCTTCACCCCTTCTGTCTCGCCGATCGCACCGGCAGAAGCTCATGGCAGACGACGACGAGGACCGGTGGCGCCGGCCTTGCCTGAGCCAATGTGAGGAGGCAGCATACAGCCTGAATGTGGACAGCAACGACGACAATATGGAGTCTGCCGACCACTCCATTGTTTCCACCGATGGCCATCCGGTAGGTACCTTCTGTTTCGATTCCCTTGATGAGTTCTCTTGCTGTGGACTAGTATGAAGGGTCACGTGTCGTTGATTCATCATCTGATGGTATATATGGTGTACAATACATGAACATGATAGTACGAACTTACTGAGAAAAACAGAGTGTCACTCTTGTTCATATAAATCTGAAACTGCTGCTTTAGGAGCTTGTCACGACGGCAGAGAGTTGAGTGTTACTACTTACTAGTGTGAGGTATATACAATGCCTGTCATTTGTCGATCCATATAATGAGTTTACAAATGTGATATCCTGTTGTCACGGTTTTCAGGAAAGTGAATTATGTACCTGCAATGGCTCTGTCGATATCAAAGGCAACCCTGCATCGAAAAAACATACAGGAACATGGAGAGCCTGCTACTCAATTCTTGGTAATCAGACGCTGGCGCCTATATTTTtcttatcccaaaagagttttattCTAGTCATGAATTTTTCTCAAATGCAGGTGGTGAATTTTGCGGTTCGTTGGCGTACTATGGTGTTGGGACAAACCTGGTCAGCTACCTGACAAAAGTGCAGAAGCAGAGCAACGTTGCCGCTGCGAGCAACATCGCTTCGTGGCAGGGAACCTGCTACCTCACTCCCCTTCTTGGGGCATTCTTGGCAGATTCCTATTGGGGAAGGCACCGGACAATTGTCATTTCCCTCACCATCTTTACCTCTGTAATAACTTTCAGCACTCCCTGCAGCCTTTGTTTGTGAAATCTGCATGTTCAGTTCAAATTTCTTCCACGATTCAAGTGTACAACTATCAGTGCGTATGTATGAACGTTTGTTTGCACTTTGCAGGGAATGGTTCTACTGACACTTGCAGCAGTGATACCAGCAAGCATCCACACTTCGGAGATCTCTCATCAGGATGCCCTGAATTCTCTCGGTCTTCTCTTGACTGCTCTAGGCCTAGGTGGTATCTGGCCATGTGTTCCCACATTTGGGGCTGATCAATTAGACGACACCGATGGAACAGAGAAGGTGCAGAAGGAGCTGTACTACAACTGGTACTATTTCGCAGTAAATGGTGGATTCTTCTTTGCGAGCACACTCCTCGTGTATGTTCAGGACAactgggggtgggggtggggcttCGGCATACCTACACTGTTTTCAGTGATTGGAATAGCCGGATTTCTTGCCTGCATGAAGATCTACAGGTATCAAAGACCAGGAGGAAGCGCGCTCACTAGGATTTGCCAGGTTTTCGTTGCAGCTATTCGAAAGGTCCATCTGGATGTGCCGATTGACAGCGCTCTTCTGTATGAAACGCCGGGCAAGGAATCAGCAATTGTAGGGAGCAGAAAGTTGATGCATACTGAAGGACTAAGGTATGGTATTCAGGGCTTTTGACACACAATCTTCTCTTTATTCATTCAATTTATTTTTCTGCGTCTTGGTCTAAAAGTTCTATAATTATTTTTGTCCACAAGTCTGTTCTGAATAAATAATTGTCGCGTTTAGGTTCTTTGATCGAGCTGCCACCATTTCTTCCTCCAATGAAACAACCGCTGATGTGCCCAGTCCATGGAAGCTTTGCACAGTGACACAAGTGGAGGAGTTGAAGATCTTGGCTAGAATGTTGCCTGTCCTACTAGCTGGCATAATTTTCAACACAGCAGAAGCTCTATTTCCTCTTTTCGTGGAGCAAGGACAAGTCATGGACAACTACATGTATGGTTTCTCCATTCCTCCCGCCTCTCTGACGACCTTCAACTGCCTCTGTATCCTCATCTTGGCCCCTTGCTACAACAAGGTTCTCATGCCGATGGTGAGTAGGATCACTGGCATCAAGAGAGGGTTGTCTGAGGCTCTGAGCTACAACGCATTGGTGTCGGAATGGTTTTTGCTGTGCTTTCTTTGGTTTCAGCTGCAGTGGTGGAGATGGTGAGGCTTGACATCGCCAAGGAGAGAGGGCTACTGGACCGTAACGCAGCAGTTCCTATGAATATTATGTGGCAGGCACCACAGTACTTATTTGTAGGCGTAGCGAAAGTATTCACCGTTGTTGGTTTCTTCGAATTTGCGTACGAGCAGTCTCCTGATGCCATGAGAAGCTTGTGTCAGGCTTGCTCTCTTATCATGATCACCCTCGGAAGTTACCTTGTCTCTATCACGTTAAAGTTCATCGATTCAGTAACAGCGGGAAGAGGGCGCCTTGGCTGGATCCCAGAGAACCTCAATAAGGGTCGTCTTGATCTTTTCTTCTGGTTGATGGCAGGATTGCAGCTGCTGAACCTTCTTATGTTTGCGAATTCTGCTACGACATACAAGCGCAAACCTGAGTTTGTTCTCCTAGTGTGAGCTCAGGACTCAGGAGTGCCTAGCGGATCCAGGACTAAAAATTAGGTATGGCGGAGGCGCAGAGTTGAAGTCTTGAAGACAAACAAAACGAGAAGTCGGGAACATCTATAATAAATAGTTCACGCTAAGCGGTAACCATATTGCATAAAGATAACAGATAATACCTCAAAAAAGGCAAAAACATTTGCTCCATGTAACGGTATTAGACATACATCCAAAGCTGAATGATAAACCTATAAGTTTGAAAATAAAATGATTAGTCACCGCTTCACCTTCCCTCTAAATCACGAAAGGGCCTTTTTCCTTCAGTAGCAAGCAAGTTGGGCTTTTAAAATTGGTTTGGCCCACTACTGGACGCCGGGAAAACGAAGAATCGGCGCCGGGTCTAGGTAGGGCGGCCGCCCAGGCTCGCCCTATCGGATGATCCGCCACTGCCTACCTATATATGCCTGCTTGTACTCTTACATTTGTGTTGCATGCTACGTGACCTCAAAATTTTGACAGGCTACTTTTGTGGGAGGTTTTGGATATTCCTACCACTTAAAAAATAGAACAGAACAGTAATAACGTGTTAGGAACCATACAGTGTATCATGTCCTAATGTAAGTTGTGCATTCCCTGATCACTCTCTTTAACCGCCACGCATAACAAGTTAACAGAACTGGAAGCAGCCCTGGACATTTTAAGCCGAAGACAACACCAAGGAGACAGCAGTACATGCAGCACTCGTCTTCTGCCGGTTGTTAACAGGGTGCGAGGCGTTAGGTCGTGAGCTAAACGAAGGTTTCTGCAATGACTGACAAGTTCCCAATCCCAATGGAACACGGCACCGGGCAGCACCTTTTTGTTTTTCTTACGGCCAATACATCTCTAAATCTCTGAATTATGAACCTCTGATTACACcaaggttttaaatagccggctatagctttTACTATAGCCCACAATAGATGTTTTAGCAGGGAAAAGCTGTGCGATATAGCCCGCTACCGCTATATCCCGACATAGCTCGCTATTTGCACTTTTGAGAAGCATGCCGCTAAACCCCTTAACCCACTATTTAAAACAATGGATTACACTGAATCTCAAAATGTTCAGTTAAAGTTTATACAACAGTTGGATGCTTCATCGTGAAGCGTGTGATGGATTCCCTAGACGGTGAGAAATTCTTTTATTCCTAACAAGAATGATTGTATGCTCGTTAACGCTGGCAATGGAAGTACGGGGTATTCTTTAATTCAGgctgtgtgtggggggggggggggggggggggggggggcacattCTGTTTTCTCGGACAGGGTACTAAAACTGAAATATGCATTAGAAACGACATTTTCTTTTCAGAACAAATAAGGGCCTTACCTCCGCAGTCATCTGGTTAAGCATCTAGTCTACGAATAGGCTCGAAAGGGTAACCAATTGTGTGATCGATTGATTGCGTGAGGTTGTTAGGTCACATCCCTACTCCCAACTGTCGCTATAGTTTCAGTAGGTTCCGGTTTTAATTAGTTCATACTATTCCGACATAAATTTGTGTTCCACACTACGAAGACATGGAAGGCGAATATTGTTAATTCATTGGAGGATTATTTATAGGCCATGCTGTTCACAACGACTACGGACCAATCAAGCATATCCATGCTATAGAAATCTTTCTAAAACATGAAGACTTCATTGTGGACTTTGACACATTTTATGCAGGTGAAGAACCTCAAAAGAAAAATCAGTTCCTCTCTTGGACTTCTCCTAGCAACAGGGCCGTATAtatattactccctccattcaaatTGTAAAGAGTTCtagcctttttctttttttctgtcCAAGTTCGTCGATGAATTTAGATAAATCTAATCTAATCATAGAACATCTTGCGGTTTGAAAAAGTGGGACTGTACCTCACAACGGAAACTGATACAAACTTAAAAATTCTGTCTTTACAAGACAATATTAATATACGGATAGAATCTATGCGGCGCATCGGCGGCATATCCCCTCCAGTCCTGTGTATTTCTCAAACCACATCGAGCTGGCTACTTAATATGGTCCGATAGACGTCTCAATCCAACAGTTGTCACTCGTGTCAATCTCCCACTGAGAAACAACTGAATGTGAGATTCTCATAGATATCTCAGTTGTGCTGTTGTGCACGTAGGAAGTACCATGCAGCACATGCATCCATATAACATGTCCCCGCAGACTGCAGTGTGCACTACGAAAGAGACACCTAAACCACGCAGCCAATCACATCAGGACGATGATACAATAAACAAAGACATCTCGACGTTTCCCAACAGTGTAGTATCTGCGTTCTAAACTATTGCCCGTTTTAGTTCTATTCTAAGTTAAATTTCTCTAACTTGTTAATCAAgtttgtaaacatatgctatTATATCAAATCCCTAAAGTTATAACTGAATATAGAGAAAATAGGCACAGTATTGTAATGTGACTTATTCTTGTTAAACGTGGTAGTATATGCTTACTCTGACCTTTGTCTGATATTGTATTCTGGAGTTATATTGTCAAGAAAGAGTCAAAACTACTTGGTACATAACTTTAGCTCGTTTGTAGTTTtgttgatagctttgctgaacTCATGAATGCTTTCTACAATATAGCATTAATTATGTATAGTCTCTTAACCCTCTGAACCTTGTGCAGCGGGTGGAAAGATATATACCATGGTGCCCAAAATTCAACAATCTTACAACCCTGAAACTTGGTCGATGGTGTCTGGATGAAGACTTCTATCCATTGACAGTCTTTCTTCAGAACTCACCTAATCTGAAGCATCATACTCTATCATTCAAAGGGGTACATGCTTCACTGCACATTTTAATTGATCCTTGTATGGAAGTTGATGGATGTGTCATTGAAGTGAACCTTGTGTGATTTTCATGTGCAGACTGGTCGCGAACTTCAGAATATCGTTGGCGAGCTAGAAGAAAGATTCTTCAGCTGTGACCACCTTCATAGTGTCGATTTTGTTTGTTCGAAGTTTTCGGTGGATGAGCCTGTGCTCATCAGCCCGCAGAAGCTTCTGACTGACAACGACACAGATTCTCGTAAGATTCGCATCAGggtgttagtattgatctccactgggccagtccaacgactgggccaaccttgactcgcgtcctgatcggggacgcccagcccaatatgaggctggtgggcccccgtcgcgcagctcTATAAAGTGGAGGTGGGATTAGGGGCTCAGGATACGAGGTTCGCTGCCGCTACTGTTTCccacctccaaaccctagccgatctacgGGAGAGGCTGCCAGCGGCGGGAAGTCCACCGATGCCACCATCCTCGCCACAGCGAGGACGTCGCCGCCATCAGCGCCACCGCGAGCCCGTCGTCCCAGCGCCATGCTGTCAACGCCCTCGACTTCGAACCCCTCCGGTTCGTCCACGACTCCGCGTTCTGGACATCGCCGTCGGGTTCGTCTTCGATCATCGATGGTATGTTCTTCAAGAACTAGAGAATACTCCCACTGATCTACTCCTAGGCGATCTAAAGAATTTAACAGTGGCATCAGAGCCTACTCTAGTGAGTAGATCTAGATCgggtaaagaaaaaaaaaagaattttcgATTCCCCGGATCAGAGAAAGGAAGGCGAGGAAGGGGATTCTACCTAGAACTCACCTCACCGCGGCCACCACCACTGCCGGTGTTGCCTTGACGCCGTGTGGCAAAGAAAAGCCGAGCCACCGGGAGAGGACATCACGCCATCACGCGTGCCTCACCCGCGGAATCGGGGCTCAGGGCACCGTCGCCCAgtccgctcgacggcggcgtgctcAGCCAAGGGCGagcacgcgcgccggcgaggggaccggcggcggcgccaccatcTCCCGCCACGGACGCCATGGGCGGACCTTAGTCCTTGCTCGATGCGAGGCTAgggaagaaaaggaaaggggaACGAAGCAAGTGAGCCAAGGGCTCAAGGtcccgcggccatggcgcggcggccggaccgGGCAGCGCAGGGGCCGGAGgccgccacctccttccccggcCATCCATGGCCGCTGCTGTTTCGCGTGGAAAAGGAAAGGGGAGCGAAAGAATAAGGCCCGGGGTCGCCGGCCGTTCACAGCGGCGCACCGAGCAGCAGGCGGGTGCGTGCGCGCCGGCCATGGTGGCCCGGTGGCCACCGCGAATGgcgcagcggcgccgccgcccctgctcggaCTGGTAGAAAGAACGGAAACGGAGAAAGGAAGAAATGTACAAGGCTTGCGCGCAGCCATGGCATGGCCATGGCGCGGTGGCTGGactgggcggcgcggcggcgaggggcc
This window of the Panicum virgatum strain AP13 chromosome 1K, P.virgatum_v5, whole genome shotgun sequence genome carries:
- the LOC120652740 gene encoding LOW QUALITY PROTEIN: protein NRT1/ PTR FAMILY 8.3-like (The sequence of the model RefSeq protein was modified relative to this genomic sequence to represent the inferred CDS: deleted 2 bases in 1 codon; substituted 1 base at 1 genomic stop codon) — its product is MADDDEDRWRRPCLSQCEEAAYSLNVDSNDDNMESADHSIVSTDGHPESELCTCNGSVDIKGNPASKKHTGTWRACYSILGGEFCGSLAYYGVGTNLVSYLTKVQKQSNVAAASNIASWQGTCYLTPLLGAFLADSYWGRHRTIVISLTIFTSGMVLLTLAAVIPASIHTSEISHQDALNSLGLLLTALGLGGIWPCVPTFGADQLDDTDGTEKVQKELYYNWYYFAVNGGFFFASTLLVYVQDNWGWGWGFGIPTLFSVIGIAGFLACMKIYRYQRPGGSALTRICQVFVAAIRKVHLDVPIDSALLYETPGKESAIVGSRKLMHTEGLRFFDRAATISSSNETTADVPSPWKLCTVTQVEELKILARMLPVLLAGIIFNTAEALFPLFVEQGQVMDNYMYGFSIPPASLTTFNCLCILILAPCYNKVLMPMVSRITGIKRGLXGSELQRIGVGMVFAVLSLVSAAVVEMVRLDIAKERGLLDRNAAVPMNIMWQAPQYLFVGVAKVFTVVGFFEFAYEQSPDAMRSLCQACSLIMITLGSYLVSITLKFIDSVTAGRGRLGWIPENLNKGRLDLFFWLMAGLQLLNLLMFANSATTYKRKPEFVLLV